From Variovorax sp. PMC12, the proteins below share one genomic window:
- a CDS encoding Bug family tripartite tricarboxylate transporter substrate binding protein, producing MNASSNARRRSSGRRSLLRAATLALGLGTAALAFAQSPAGWPAKPISLIVPFPAGGTTDVLARALADKLSQSLGQPVVVESRPGAGATLGADYVAKAKPDGYTLLMGAVHHTIATSVYKKLPYDFQKDLAPVTLVAMVPNVLVVNAASTPAKNVAELVALAKAAPEKLAYGSNGNGTAQHLIGTQFQASTGTTLLHVPYKGSGPLTTDLLGGQVAMSFDTITPVLQHIKSGKLRALAVTTARRSTVLPDVPTMEEAGLKGFDIGTWFGVLAPAATPKEIVARLNAEMVKIIHSPDFAQRMQAIGAEPLGGTQEEMARRIREETAKFAKLVKEGGVAIE from the coding sequence ATGAACGCTTCTTCCAACGCGCGCCGCCGCAGCAGCGGCAGGCGCAGCCTGCTTCGGGCCGCGACGCTCGCACTGGGCCTTGGCACCGCTGCGCTGGCCTTCGCGCAGTCACCGGCCGGCTGGCCGGCGAAGCCCATCAGCCTCATCGTGCCCTTCCCCGCCGGCGGCACCACCGACGTGCTGGCGCGCGCGCTGGCCGACAAGCTCTCGCAGTCGCTCGGCCAGCCCGTGGTGGTGGAAAGCAGGCCAGGTGCCGGCGCCACGCTCGGCGCCGACTACGTGGCCAAGGCCAAACCCGACGGCTACACGCTGCTGATGGGCGCGGTGCACCACACCATCGCCACCAGCGTCTACAAGAAGCTGCCTTACGACTTCCAGAAAGACCTGGCGCCTGTCACCCTGGTGGCCATGGTGCCGAACGTGCTGGTCGTCAACGCCGCCAGCACGCCCGCGAAGAACGTCGCCGAACTGGTCGCGCTGGCCAAGGCCGCGCCCGAGAAGCTGGCCTACGGCTCCAACGGGAACGGCACGGCGCAGCACCTGATCGGCACGCAGTTCCAGGCCAGCACCGGCACCACGCTGCTGCACGTGCCCTACAAGGGCAGCGGCCCGCTCACCACCGACCTGCTCGGCGGCCAGGTGGCGATGTCCTTCGACACCATCACGCCGGTGCTGCAGCACATCAAGAGCGGCAAGCTGCGCGCGCTGGCCGTGACTACGGCGCGCCGCTCGACGGTGCTGCCCGACGTGCCGACGATGGAAGAGGCGGGCCTCAAGGGCTTCGACATCGGCACCTGGTTCGGCGTGCTGGCGCCGGCGGCCACGCCGAAGGAGATCGTCGCGCGCCTGAACGCCGAGATGGTGAAGATCATCCATTCGCCCGACTTCGCGCAACGCATGCAGGCCATCGGTGCCGAGCCGCTGGGCGGCACGCAGGAAGAAATGGCGCGGCGCATCCGCGAGGAGACGGCCAAGTTCGCGAAGCTGGTGAAGGAAGGCGGCGTGGCAATCGAGTGA
- a CDS encoding YciI family protein, which translates to MFIVTLTYIRPLEELDALMDAHVSWLKTHYESGLFVASGRQVPRKGGVILARSGDRAALEALLARDPFVQNGVARTDVIEFVPSMTAPGAEVLKTL; encoded by the coding sequence ATGTTCATCGTCACTCTCACCTACATCCGCCCGCTCGAAGAACTCGATGCGCTGATGGACGCGCATGTCAGCTGGCTCAAGACGCACTACGAAAGCGGCCTGTTCGTGGCCTCGGGCCGGCAGGTGCCGCGCAAGGGCGGCGTGATCCTGGCGCGCTCGGGCGACCGCGCGGCGCTGGAAGCCTTGCTGGCGCGCGATCCGTTCGTGCAGAACGGCGTCGCGCGCACCGACGTGATCGAGTTCGTGCCCAGCATGACGGCGCCGGGCGCCGAAGTCCTGAAGACGCTCTGA
- a CDS encoding M20 aminoacylase family protein translates to MNIADSFADISRFVEIRRDIHAHPELGFEEHRTSEKVAKLLAEWGIEVHRGIAGTGLVGVLRKGNGSRTIGLRADMDALPLHEANEFAHKSTNPGRMHACGHDGHTTMLLAAAWHLSQQGPDDFDGTVHFIFQPAEEMGKAGAKKMIDEGLFERFPCDAVFGLHNFPVGDVGRFALNEGALMASSNTYKITVRGRGTHASMPHTGIDPVAAVVNLAQQLQTIVARTIPSTERALLAVTQLQGSDAPNVIPDVATVGGTIRTFSIEAIDKIEARLREVAAGVAAAHGCTAEVYFNRSSPPTVNHAAEARFAAGVMREVVGDDMVTDNFPAVMGAEDFAHMLLARPGCYAFLGNGDGDHRLDGHGPGPCIIHNTSFDFNDEIIPIGASYFVKLVQRWLPSGA, encoded by the coding sequence ATGAACATTGCCGATTCCTTTGCCGACATCTCGCGCTTCGTCGAGATCCGGCGCGACATCCACGCCCACCCCGAACTCGGTTTCGAGGAACACCGCACCTCCGAGAAGGTCGCGAAGCTGCTCGCCGAATGGGGCATCGAGGTGCACCGCGGCATTGCCGGCACCGGCCTCGTCGGCGTGCTGCGCAAGGGCAACGGCAGCCGCACCATCGGCCTGCGCGCCGACATGGACGCGCTGCCGCTGCACGAGGCCAACGAGTTCGCCCACAAGTCGACCAACCCCGGGCGCATGCACGCCTGCGGCCACGATGGCCACACCACCATGCTGCTGGCCGCCGCGTGGCACCTGTCGCAGCAGGGGCCGGACGACTTCGACGGCACCGTGCATTTCATCTTCCAGCCCGCCGAGGAGATGGGCAAGGCCGGCGCCAAGAAGATGATCGACGAGGGCCTGTTCGAGCGCTTCCCGTGCGACGCGGTCTTCGGGCTGCACAACTTTCCGGTCGGCGACGTGGGCCGCTTCGCGCTCAACGAAGGCGCGCTCATGGCCTCGAGCAACACGTACAAGATCACCGTGCGCGGACGCGGCACGCACGCCTCGATGCCGCACACGGGCATCGACCCCGTGGCGGCGGTGGTCAACCTTGCGCAGCAGCTGCAGACCATCGTGGCGCGCACCATTCCCAGCACCGAGCGCGCGCTGCTGGCCGTCACGCAGCTGCAGGGCTCCGACGCGCCCAACGTGATTCCCGACGTGGCCACGGTGGGCGGCACCATCCGCACTTTCTCCATCGAGGCCATCGACAAGATCGAGGCGCGCCTGCGCGAAGTGGCCGCGGGCGTGGCGGCGGCGCACGGCTGCACGGCCGAGGTGTATTTCAACCGCTCGTCGCCGCCGACGGTGAACCACGCGGCAGAGGCGCGCTTCGCCGCCGGCGTGATGCGCGAGGTGGTGGGCGACGACATGGTCACCGACAACTTTCCCGCCGTGATGGGCGCCGAAGACTTCGCGCACATGCTGCTCGCGCGGCCAGGCTGCTACGCCTTCCTGGGCAACGGCGACGGCGACCACCGGCTCGACGGCCACGGGCCCGGCCCTTGCATCATCCACAACACCTCGTTCGACTTCAACGACGAGATCATCCCGATCGGTGCCAGCTACTTCGTGAAGCTGGTGCAGCGCTGGCTGCCGTCGGGCGCCTGA
- a CDS encoding LysR family transcriptional regulator, with protein sequence MLDLNDVAMFVQVVRHGSFAEAARRLGLPPNTVSRRIQQLESQLGTRLMQRSTRKLTLTSAGQAFHDQCAGLVDGLAAAGQALAAGGQEPSGLVRVAAPADFFDFFPMEWVADFLAGHPLVRLDFVLSDAAADLIAEQIDVAFRGGVLRDSGYIGRRLMTRSGGLLASPGYIARRGQPTTLQELADHDCVTPPHPTGHTIWRLAGPGGAEEEVQVSGRFTGNTAQALRRAALAGLGIAQLPPAMATRDEQEGRLVRVLPQYEYTGRGLSVVYPSRKHLPLAVSAFIELVMAKLDQMDVLHEPASQGKA encoded by the coding sequence ATGCTCGACCTCAACGACGTTGCCATGTTTGTGCAGGTGGTGCGCCACGGCAGCTTTGCCGAAGCGGCCCGCAGGCTGGGCCTGCCGCCCAACACCGTGAGCCGGCGCATCCAGCAGCTCGAGTCGCAGCTGGGCACGCGGCTAATGCAGCGCTCGACGCGCAAGCTGACGCTGACGAGCGCCGGGCAGGCTTTTCATGACCAATGCGCGGGGCTGGTCGACGGGCTGGCCGCCGCCGGGCAGGCGCTGGCGGCCGGAGGCCAGGAGCCCAGCGGCCTCGTGCGCGTGGCGGCGCCGGCGGATTTCTTCGATTTCTTCCCGATGGAATGGGTCGCCGATTTCCTGGCCGGGCATCCGCTGGTACGGCTCGACTTCGTGCTCAGCGACGCGGCCGCCGACCTCATCGCCGAGCAGATCGACGTGGCATTCCGCGGCGGCGTGCTGCGCGATTCGGGCTACATCGGGCGCCGGCTGATGACGCGAAGCGGCGGCCTGCTGGCGAGCCCCGGCTACATCGCGCGGCGCGGCCAGCCCACCACCCTGCAGGAGCTGGCGGACCACGACTGCGTGACGCCGCCGCACCCCACCGGCCACACCATCTGGCGCCTCGCGGGCCCTGGCGGCGCTGAAGAAGAAGTGCAGGTCAGCGGCCGGTTCACCGGCAACACCGCGCAGGCGCTGCGCAGGGCCGCACTGGCCGGACTGGGCATCGCCCAGCTGCCGCCGGCAATGGCGACGCGCGACGAGCAGGAAGGACGGCTGGTGCGGGTGCTGCCGCAGTACGAGTACACCGGCCGGGGGCTCAGCGTGGTCTACCCGAGCCGCAAGCACCTGCCGCTGGCGGTGTCGGCGTTCATCGAGCTGGTGATGGCCAAGCTCGACCAGATGGACGTGCTGCACGAGCCCGCGTCGCAGGGGAAAGCCTAG
- a CDS encoding CYTH and CHAD domain-containing protein: protein MEIEFKFCIPAGRLKAVEAALKRGTVVRTRLQARYFDTADQRLAADGMVLRLRKEGRRWVQTVKATGDNALHRLEHNVDLGTAGAAPAIHPQRHQGTPVGDRLAKLLADGSDGGVPLVERQSTDIVRLTRDVRVTGAGGAVVEMALDVGKVVAHAGTPEQRASPVCELELELKHGDVQGLVSLARRWSQQHGLWFSTVSKAERGARLLAAQETVEAVKAEAPHFGSPHPDGRAIQQAVVASCLAQMLPNASEIAAGSEDDEQVHQLRIGIRRLRTALRELAELDTASGLFDAAAWEPRLVEAFRALGELRDREQVVKLAQPRLREARAPEFDPLAGDAAAKSAPSAGDAVRASAFQNVLVSLIGFTAAGPAKAASESEEGGEMPPASPAPLDADAARRVLRKRLQRLHKQVMREGERFESLDTESQHRVRKRLKRLRYLAEFVAPLFDAADMGGAERYLKALRPAQDALGEFNDEAVALALYREATERDSRAWFAVGWFSARHAAGARACAKALGKIDKAARFWKKK, encoded by the coding sequence ATGGAAATCGAGTTCAAGTTCTGCATTCCCGCCGGCCGCCTGAAGGCCGTCGAAGCCGCCCTGAAACGCGGCACCGTCGTGCGCACCCGCCTGCAGGCCCGCTATTTCGACACCGCCGACCAGCGGCTGGCCGCCGACGGCATGGTGCTTCGGCTGCGCAAGGAAGGCCGGCGCTGGGTGCAGACCGTGAAGGCCACCGGCGACAACGCCCTGCACCGGCTGGAGCACAACGTCGACCTGGGCACGGCCGGTGCCGCGCCGGCCATCCACCCGCAGCGCCACCAGGGCACGCCGGTGGGCGACAGGCTCGCGAAGCTGCTGGCGGACGGCAGCGACGGCGGCGTGCCGCTAGTCGAGCGGCAATCGACCGACATCGTGCGGCTCACGCGCGACGTGCGCGTCACCGGGGCCGGCGGCGCGGTGGTCGAGATGGCGCTCGACGTCGGCAAGGTCGTCGCCCACGCCGGCACGCCAGAGCAACGCGCATCGCCGGTGTGCGAACTGGAACTGGAACTCAAGCACGGCGACGTGCAAGGCCTGGTGTCGCTCGCGCGGCGCTGGTCGCAGCAGCACGGCCTGTGGTTCAGCACCGTGTCGAAGGCCGAGCGCGGCGCGCGCCTGCTGGCGGCGCAGGAAACGGTGGAAGCCGTGAAGGCCGAGGCCCCGCACTTCGGCAGCCCGCACCCGGACGGCCGTGCCATCCAGCAGGCGGTGGTCGCCTCATGCCTGGCGCAGATGCTGCCGAACGCGAGCGAGATCGCCGCGGGCAGCGAAGACGACGAGCAGGTGCACCAGTTGCGCATCGGCATCCGGCGGTTGCGCACCGCGCTGCGAGAGCTGGCCGAACTCGACACCGCCTCGGGCCTGTTCGATGCCGCTGCATGGGAGCCGCGCCTGGTCGAAGCCTTCCGCGCGCTTGGCGAGTTGCGTGACCGCGAGCAGGTGGTGAAGCTGGCGCAGCCCCGGCTGCGCGAGGCACGCGCGCCGGAGTTCGATCCGCTGGCCGGCGATGCGGCGGCCAAAAGCGCGCCTTCGGCCGGAGACGCCGTGCGCGCTTCGGCGTTCCAGAACGTGCTGGTGTCGCTGATCGGCTTTACCGCGGCCGGCCCCGCGAAGGCTGCGTCGGAAAGCGAAGAAGGAGGAGAGATGCCACCGGCCAGCCCGGCGCCCCTGGATGCCGACGCCGCCCGGCGCGTGCTGCGCAAGCGGCTGCAACGCCTGCACAAGCAGGTGATGCGCGAAGGTGAACGCTTCGAATCGCTGGACACCGAAAGCCAGCACCGCGTGCGCAAGCGACTCAAGCGCTTGCGCTACCTCGCCGAATTCGTCGCGCCGCTGTTCGATGCGGCGGACATGGGCGGCGCCGAGCGCTACCTCAAGGCCTTGCGTCCCGCACAGGATGCGCTGGGCGAGTTCAACGACGAGGCCGTCGCGCTCGCGCTCTACCGCGAAGCGACCGAACGCGATTCCCGCGCGTGGTTCGCCGTGGGCTGGTTCAGCGCGCGCCATGCGGCGGGCGCAAGGGCCTGCGCCAAGGCGCTGGGCAAAATAGACAAGGCCGCCAGGTTCTGGAAGAAGAAATAG
- a CDS encoding pirin family protein: MKRNSPMPEQDNSPVVRVAPLGFPWQTIDPFLFCVYHDDAYPQGNGRMGPAASLAGRDIGQDFSRKDGWSMYHGDKVPGFPSHPHRGFETVTIVRKGLVDHSDSLGATARFGGGDVQWLTAGKGIVHSEMFPLLDAGAPNPLELFQIWLNLPARSKMAEPHFTMFWSDAIPRFASDDAKGGRTEVAVIAGRLGDTVNGQDPIQPLAPPPDSWASQADADVAIWTLKMTPGAQWTLPAASGEGTRRMLYFFKGAAAFVAGRRVECPAAIELRGDAAVEIANGDSESEFLVLQGRPIAEPVVQYGPFVMNTQAEISQTMADYRRTQFGGWPWDDSAPVHGQEAARFARHPGGREEVPEA, encoded by the coding sequence ATGAAAAGGAATAGCCCCATGCCCGAACAAGACAACAGCCCCGTCGTGCGGGTCGCGCCCCTCGGTTTCCCGTGGCAGACGATCGACCCGTTCCTGTTCTGCGTCTACCACGACGATGCGTATCCGCAGGGCAACGGGCGCATGGGGCCGGCCGCCTCGCTGGCCGGGCGCGACATCGGCCAGGACTTCAGCCGCAAGGACGGCTGGAGCATGTACCACGGCGACAAGGTGCCGGGCTTTCCCTCGCACCCGCACCGCGGCTTCGAGACCGTGACCATCGTGCGCAAGGGCCTGGTCGATCACTCCGACTCGCTGGGCGCCACCGCGCGCTTCGGCGGCGGCGACGTGCAGTGGCTCACGGCCGGCAAGGGCATCGTGCACTCCGAGATGTTCCCGCTGCTCGACGCCGGCGCGCCCAACCCGCTGGAGCTGTTCCAGATCTGGCTGAACCTGCCGGCGCGCAGCAAGATGGCCGAGCCGCATTTCACGATGTTCTGGTCCGACGCCATTCCGCGTTTCGCTTCCGACGACGCGAAGGGCGGCCGCACCGAGGTCGCCGTGATCGCCGGCCGGCTGGGCGACACCGTCAACGGACAGGACCCGATCCAGCCGCTGGCGCCGCCGCCCGACTCGTGGGCCTCGCAGGCCGACGCCGACGTGGCGATCTGGACGCTCAAGATGACGCCCGGCGCGCAATGGACGCTGCCGGCCGCCAGCGGCGAGGGCACGCGGCGCATGCTGTATTTCTTCAAGGGCGCGGCGGCTTTCGTCGCGGGCCGGCGCGTGGAATGCCCGGCGGCCATCGAACTGCGCGGCGATGCCGCGGTGGAGATTGCCAACGGCGACAGCGAGAGCGAGTTCCTGGTGCTGCAGGGCCGCCCGATCGCCGAGCCGGTGGTGCAGTACGGCCCCTTCGTGATGAACACGCAGGCTGAGATCAGCCAGACCATGGCCGACTACCGCCGCACCCAGTTCGGCGGCTGGCCCTGGGACGACTCGGCACCGGTGCACGGCCAAGAGGCCGCGCGCTTCGCAAGGCACCCGGGCGGGCGAGAGGAAGTGCCCGAAGCCTGA
- a CDS encoding helix-turn-helix domain-containing protein has translation MDYPLRFVDQLRPHLKALRKQRGLTQAQAGALIGVSQARVAEIEANPGAVSFEQLMKLLSALGASFCLRDEAAQSRVLVAAEEPAQYDAVKLPPGPWTATQMSDQSVLVRLEAESPGAPGESLRALQALNPGKEVKPTSRRSFVVRPKRESW, from the coding sequence ATGGACTATCCCCTGCGCTTCGTCGACCAGCTCCGGCCGCACCTCAAGGCCTTGCGGAAGCAGCGCGGGCTGACGCAAGCGCAGGCCGGCGCCCTCATCGGCGTCAGCCAGGCCCGCGTCGCGGAAATCGAGGCGAATCCCGGCGCGGTCAGCTTCGAGCAGCTGATGAAACTGCTGTCGGCGCTGGGGGCCTCCTTTTGCCTGCGCGACGAGGCTGCGCAAAGCCGCGTGCTCGTGGCTGCTGAAGAGCCGGCGCAGTACGACGCGGTGAAGCTCCCGCCCGGCCCATGGACCGCCACGCAGATGAGCGATCAGTCGGTGCTGGTGCGCCTGGAAGCCGAATCGCCGGGCGCACCGGGCGAATCGCTTCGGGCGCTCCAGGCGCTGAATCCCGGCAAGGAGGTCAAGCCCACGTCGCGCCGGAGCTTCGTCGTGCGGCCGAAGAGGGAATCCTGGTGA
- a CDS encoding pirin family protein codes for MTAAVDTQARAVVYRTRGSSHGSITRLVSPGDLGEFLKPFVFLDLFGFSTEGGHKGFGLHPHSGIATLTYLIEGDTLYEDTTGEQGTLRGGGVEWMRAGNGVWHTGAPVPGVKRVRGFQLWVALPPSEENAPAQSMYLAPAQVPREGPARVLLGRHGAARSAIAAPASMNYLAVELKDGERWRYTPPAGHTVGWVAVNEGGLGTGDARGGPIGAGELAVFEESNDAIDFIAHGDTAFVLGSAVKHPHELVMGHYSVHTSRAALDQGEAEIRRIGAALRQQGRLS; via the coding sequence ATGACCGCCGCCGTCGATACGCAGGCCCGCGCCGTGGTCTACCGCACGCGCGGCAGTTCGCACGGCTCGATCACGCGGCTGGTGAGCCCCGGGGACCTGGGCGAATTCCTGAAGCCCTTCGTTTTCCTCGACCTCTTCGGCTTCAGCACCGAAGGCGGCCACAAGGGCTTCGGCCTGCATCCGCACTCGGGCATCGCCACGCTGACCTACCTGATCGAAGGCGACACGCTGTACGAAGACACGACCGGCGAACAAGGCACGCTGCGCGGCGGCGGTGTGGAGTGGATGCGCGCCGGCAACGGCGTGTGGCACACCGGCGCGCCCGTGCCGGGCGTGAAGCGCGTGCGCGGCTTCCAGCTGTGGGTGGCCCTGCCGCCTTCGGAAGAAAACGCGCCTGCGCAAAGCATGTACCTCGCACCCGCGCAGGTGCCGCGCGAAGGTCCGGCGCGCGTGCTGCTCGGGCGCCACGGCGCGGCGCGCAGCGCCATTGCCGCGCCCGCGTCGATGAACTACCTGGCCGTGGAGCTGAAAGACGGCGAGCGCTGGCGCTACACGCCGCCTGCCGGCCACACGGTGGGCTGGGTGGCGGTCAACGAGGGCGGGCTCGGCACCGGCGACGCGCGCGGCGGGCCGATCGGCGCCGGCGAGCTGGCGGTGTTCGAGGAGTCGAACGACGCCATCGATTTCATCGCGCATGGCGACACGGCCTTCGTGCTGGGCTCGGCGGTGAAGCATCCGCACGAGCTGGTGATGGGCCACTACTCGGTGCACACCAGCCGGGCGGCGCTCGACCAGGGCGAGGCCGAGATCCGCCGCATCGGCGCGGCGCTGAGGCAGCAGGGCCGACTCTCGTAA
- a CDS encoding NADPH-dependent FMN reductase, whose amino-acid sequence MTSQQQPRIGIVIASTREGRFGEKPAQWIHEIAQQRTDLAFELVDLRDHPLPFFNEASAPAWGPVKNEAAQRWQARLGTFDGLIVVTPEYNHGPSAVLKNAIDWAYKEFIRKPIGFVGYGGVGAARAVEQLRLVAVEMQMAPVRHAVHIGMVEFMGIWQQGKSFGDFPHLAQSANGMLDDIAWWAKALKTAREAA is encoded by the coding sequence ATGACCTCACAGCAGCAACCCCGTATCGGCATCGTCATCGCCTCGACCCGCGAGGGCCGCTTCGGCGAAAAGCCCGCGCAATGGATCCACGAGATCGCGCAGCAGCGCACCGACCTCGCCTTCGAGCTGGTCGACCTGCGCGACCATCCGCTGCCCTTCTTCAACGAGGCGTCCGCGCCCGCCTGGGGGCCGGTGAAGAACGAGGCCGCGCAGCGCTGGCAAGCCAGGCTGGGCACCTTCGACGGCCTGATCGTCGTCACGCCCGAATACAACCACGGCCCCAGCGCGGTGCTGAAGAACGCGATCGACTGGGCGTACAAGGAGTTCATCCGCAAGCCGATCGGCTTCGTGGGCTACGGCGGCGTGGGCGCGGCGCGCGCGGTCGAGCAGCTGCGGCTGGTGGCGGTCGAGATGCAGATGGCGCCGGTGCGCCATGCGGTGCACATCGGCATGGTCGAGTTCATGGGCATATGGCAGCAGGGCAAGAGCTTCGGCGACTTCCCGCATCTCGCGCAGTCCGCAAACGGCATGCTCGACGACATCGCCTGGTGGGCCAAGGCGCTGAAGACCGCAAGGGAGGCCGCATGA
- a CDS encoding VOC family protein, translating to MATKQIFVNLPVKDLDKSKAFFAALGYTFNAQFTDANAACMVIQEGSIHAMLLVEDFFKTFTSKSITDTSKSTEVLLCLSCESRAEVDELVAKAKAAGGTIPGEPKDYGFMYGHGFQDIDGHLWELMYMDPNAVVTHQNQ from the coding sequence ATGGCCACCAAGCAGATCTTCGTGAACCTCCCCGTCAAGGACCTCGACAAGAGCAAGGCATTCTTCGCCGCGCTGGGCTACACCTTCAATGCGCAGTTCACCGACGCCAATGCCGCATGCATGGTCATCCAGGAAGGCAGCATCCACGCCATGCTGCTGGTGGAAGATTTCTTCAAGACCTTCACTAGCAAGAGCATCACCGACACCAGCAAGAGCACCGAGGTGCTGCTGTGCCTCTCGTGCGAAAGCCGCGCCGAGGTCGACGAGCTGGTGGCCAAGGCCAAGGCCGCGGGCGGCACCATCCCGGGCGAACCGAAGGACTACGGCTTCATGTACGGCCACGGCTTCCAGGACATCGACGGCCACCTCTGGGAGCTGATGTACATGGACCCGAACGCCGTCGTCACGCACCAGAACCAGTGA
- a CDS encoding tripartite tricarboxylate transporter substrate-binding protein has protein sequence MPSTLFSRRALGALAAAAALCAFAPVHAQQRVIHIVVPFGTGAVQDTVARAFNNELGAALGASAIVENRAGAGGTVGAALVARAPADGNTLILAAASHNIAGFLYNKLSYDPLKDFVGVANVGNAGYVLAVAGGMGVSNTADFIKEVKAHPGKYNYASAGNGSATHLAMASFLAKAGLQMTHIPTKSTGEAVNEVLAGRVQAVISSSIGVIGFQDDARIKLLASTGKSRSPFLPKLPTVAESGLPGYAFDSWIGLLAPAATPKAEVERINAAANKVLADPAIQERFKRLGVEPRSQSAEEFQKLLRSDWDAMGAVVKASGAKID, from the coding sequence ATGCCTTCGACCCTGTTCTCCCGGCGTGCCTTGGGCGCGCTTGCCGCGGCTGCCGCGCTCTGTGCCTTCGCACCGGTACATGCGCAGCAGCGCGTGATCCACATCGTCGTGCCCTTCGGCACCGGCGCGGTGCAGGACACGGTGGCGCGCGCCTTCAACAACGAGCTGGGTGCTGCGCTGGGCGCCAGCGCCATCGTCGAGAACCGCGCGGGCGCGGGCGGCACCGTGGGCGCGGCCCTGGTGGCGCGCGCACCGGCCGACGGCAACACGCTGATCCTGGCGGCCGCGAGCCACAACATCGCGGGCTTCCTCTACAACAAGCTGAGCTACGACCCGCTGAAGGACTTCGTCGGCGTGGCCAACGTCGGCAACGCGGGCTACGTGCTGGCGGTGGCGGGCGGCATGGGCGTGTCGAACACGGCCGACTTCATCAAGGAGGTCAAGGCGCATCCGGGCAAGTACAACTACGCCTCGGCCGGCAACGGCAGCGCCACGCACCTCGCGATGGCGTCGTTCCTGGCGAAGGCGGGGCTGCAGATGACGCACATCCCGACCAAGTCGACCGGCGAGGCCGTCAACGAAGTGCTGGCGGGCCGGGTGCAGGCGGTGATCTCGTCGAGCATCGGCGTGATCGGCTTCCAGGACGACGCGCGCATCAAGCTGCTGGCGTCCACCGGCAAGTCGCGCAGCCCCTTCCTGCCCAAGCTGCCGACCGTGGCCGAAAGCGGCCTGCCCGGCTATGCCTTCGACTCGTGGATCGGCCTGCTCGCGCCGGCCGCCACGCCCAAGGCGGAGGTCGAGCGCATCAACGCTGCGGCCAACAAGGTGCTGGCCGACCCGGCGATCCAGGAGCGCTTCAAGCGCCTGGGCGTGGAGCCGCGCAGCCAGAGCGCGGAAGAATTCCAGAAGCTGCTGCGCTCGGACTGGGATGCGATGGGCGCGGTGGTGAAGGCGTCGGGCGCAAAGATCGATTGA
- a CDS encoding FKBP-type peptidyl-prolyl cis-trans isomerase: MKIEKDTVVTIKYKVSDAQGKLIEASPEPMAYLHGGYENTLPKIEEALDGKEKGYQTVLNLSPEDAFGQRDETLVRSIPKTDFPPGVKVGGQLQGRLDDGREHVFTVMKIKGPVVLLDGNHPWAGKALKFSLQVTDVRAALPVEIEHRHVHGAHGHHH; this comes from the coding sequence ATGAAAATCGAAAAAGACACCGTCGTCACCATCAAGTACAAGGTCTCCGACGCTCAGGGCAAGCTCATCGAGGCGAGCCCCGAGCCGATGGCCTATCTGCATGGCGGCTACGAGAACACGCTGCCGAAGATCGAGGAAGCGCTCGACGGCAAGGAAAAGGGCTACCAGACCGTGCTGAACCTCTCGCCCGAAGACGCCTTCGGCCAACGCGACGAGACGCTGGTGCGCAGCATTCCCAAGACCGACTTTCCACCGGGCGTGAAGGTGGGCGGCCAACTGCAGGGTCGCCTGGACGACGGCCGCGAGCACGTCTTCACCGTGATGAAGATCAAGGGCCCGGTCGTGCTGCTCGACGGCAACCATCCGTGGGCTGGCAAGGCGCTGAAGTTCAGCCTGCAGGTGACGGACGTGCGCGCGGCGCTGCCGGTGGAAATCGAGCACCGGCATGTGCATGGCGCCCACGGGCACCATCACTGA